From the Cryptosporangium phraense genome, the window GGTAGTCGATGTCGGTGATCGCGACCGCGCCGTCGGCGGCGGCCAGCGCCACCCAGGCGAGGCCGGCCCCGGCCAGCAGGGTCAGGAGCAGCCCGAGGGCGACGCGCGGGAACGGCGCGGGAGCGTGGGTCGTCGTCATGCCTCACAGAGTGCCGACCGGATCCGCTCCGGGCCTGAGCACTTGTACCCGGCCGCCGGTGAGCAGAAAGCGAAAGGGCCCGAACCGAAGTCCGGGCCCTTTCCGTGGTAGCGGGGGCAGGATTTGAACCTGCGACCTCTGGGTTATGAGCCCAGCGAGCTACCGAGCTGCTCCACCCCGCGCCGTGTTGTTGCGGTGTTTCCTTGTTGCTCCATAACCATAGCGCGGTCATCACCAGAACTGCAAAACGGCCCCCCGTGACGCCCGCCACCGCACATTCGCGGGAGTTTGTCCCCGCGTGTCCCGGGCACACCCCGCCCATGAGCACAGAGTTCAGCAAGGGCGACAAGGTCAGCTGGAAGAGCCACGGCGGCGAAGCGGTCGGCACCGTCCAGAAGAAGCTCACCAGCGACACCGAAGAGGCCGGCCGCACGGTCCGGGCGAGCTCCGACGACCCGCAATACGTCGTCAAGAGCGAGAAGAGCGGCGGGACGGCCGTGCACAAGCCGTCGGCCCTGCACGAGGAATGACCACGCACGAACGCCCGGAGGGCGTGGACGACGAGACCGTCGCCGCGACCGGGAAGCTGAGCGAGGCGCTGGAGACGATCGAGCGGGCCCGCGGGCACCTGTACGCGCTGCACCAGCTGACCGGCCACGCCGACCTGATGCTCGACGAGGCCGCGGACCTGCTCCGCAAAGCGGGCCACGACACGCTGGCCGACCGCGTCGAGACCGAGCTGATCGGCCGGAACGTGCTGGAGGGGCGCTGGACGTTCCAGATCGTCGAGGAGTTCGACGACGGCTACTACGCGGCCTTCCGCGGGCTGGAGAAGGACGCTCGCGACGAGTTGCTGGGTGGGCGTCGGCACGTCTTCGAGTCGGAGATGAAGGAACGGCGGCGGACCCACGGCCGCCGCCATCACGAAGCTCGCCCCTGACACGAAGGGCCCCGCCTCCCGGCGGGGCCCTTCGTCGTCATCCGCCTGGTGACGGACTGGCGCTCGATCTCGCCCTGGCCGCCTGCCAGGCGTTCACGGCGTTCTGGAGATCCTGCGACGCCTTACCGATCGCCGCCAGGTCACCGCTGCGCTGAGCGGTCTTGAGGTCGGCCGCCGCCTTGTCGACCGCGGCCGCGGCCTGGTCGACGTTGCTGCCGGCCGGTGGCGCGTTCGGCGTCGCGCTCGTCGACGGTCGTGGACTGGCCGACGTCGACGGGCTGGGTGTTGCTCCCGGCGAGGGTGTCGCCCCGGTCGACGGCGTGGTGCTCGGTCTGTCGCCGGGTTGCTGGCCCTCGGGAGCATCCTGGGAGGCTCCGGCCCCGAACAGGTTGTCGAGCGCCCCGCCGAGCGTCGATTGGTACGCGACCTTCTCGCCGTACAGCATCAGCACGTTCTGGAACAGCGGGATCGAATCCTGCCCGCTGGCTCTCTGATAGATCGGTTCGACGTACAACAATCCGCCGGCCACCGGCAACGTCAGCAGGTTGCCGTAGACCACCTGGGAGTCACCCAGGTCGAGCACGTTCAGATTGTCGCGGACCGTGTCCTCGCTGCGCATCTTGTTCTGCGCCTGCGTCGGCCCGGCGATCTGCGAATCACCCGGTAGCTCCAGCATCTGGATCACCGGTTTGTAGTTGTCGTCGTAATGGGCGCTGATCAACGCGGTCAGGTTGTTCCGTTGATTGGCGACCATCGGGGTCGTGATCTGGAACGTGGCCTTGTCTTGCTGCGGCCATTGGGCGACGACGTAGAACGGTGGTTGTTTGCCACCGCGGCCCGGCGTCGGATCGTCGGGCACCTGCCAGAAGTCCTGCCCGGTGAAGAAGTCGCCGGCCGCGCTGACGTGGTACTTCGCCAGCAGCGAGCGCTGGACCTTGAACTGGTCCTCCGGATACCGGAAGTGCGACGCGAGGTCGGCCGGAATGTCTTTCTTCGGCTTGATGATCCCGTCGAAGGCCTTGTTCCAGGCCTTCAGCACCGGGTCGGTGTCGTCGAACTGGTAGAGCGTGACCGTGCCGTCGTACGCGTCGACGGTGGCCTTCACCGAGTTCCGAATGTAGTTGATCTGGTCGTTCGGCTGCGCGGCCGTCCCGGCTCCGGTCCGCGAGTCGACGGCGGTCGCGCCGAGCGTCTCGCGCTGGGAGTACGGGTAGTAGTTGCTGGTCGTGTAGCCGTCGATGATCCACTGGATCCGGCCGTTGACCACCGCGGGGTACGGGTCGGCGTCCAGCGTGAGGAAGGGGGCGACCTTCTCGACCCGCTCGCGCGGGTTCCGGACGTACATGACCTTGGAGTTCTCGTTGAGCCGGCTGGAGAGCAGGAAGTTCCGCTCGCGAAAGTACAGCGCGAACAGCGCCCGCCGGGTCAGCGAGTCGACCGCGACGCCGCCCTTGCCGTCGTAGGTGAAGCTGACCTGTTCGCTCTGGTCGCCGCCCTGGCTGGTGGGCCGGTCGAACTCGCGGTCGCTGCCCCCGGGCGCCTTGCCGACGACCGCGTAGTCGCTGGCCAGCTCGCCGTAGTAGATGCGGG encodes:
- a CDS encoding DUF2945 domain-containing protein, translating into MSTEFSKGDKVSWKSHGGEAVGTVQKKLTSDTEEAGRTVRASSDDPQYVVKSEKSGGTAVHKPSALHEE
- a CDS encoding UPF0182 family protein; its protein translation is MRSPLPSVSRRARRVVILLVSAVVLLFVLTAGSSLYADWLWYDEVGLTRVLSTQLQTRLLLFVLFGVVTGAIVAINLYVAYRLRPIFAPMSLEQQNLERYRMAIAPRFGLLTVAAGAVVGVITGLSAQGQWKTWLLFVNSTPFGQTDAQYGRDISFYVFEYPFWRYILSVSFTAIVLSVIGALVVHYLFGGIRLQAGSGGRLGTAVIGHLSVLLGLFVALKAVAYYFDRFGMLFGYNDATKTHGASAADIEFLLPAKNILLWIAALCALVFFANLGFRRVLPPAMALILLGISAIVIGGAVPALAEQFTIKPNAADREADYIERSITATRDAYDIADVQRQQYTPSTSATASQVSEEAGTVRNARLLDPNVLSDTFTQLQQVRTFYRFNSSLDIDQYTVDNQLQDYIVAVREMDTSRLDEGQKNWINLHTAYTHGYGLVAAPANQVTEGGQPYFVSGQLGDAAPASDSEESEQQAAKLEAAFNADNPVKQPRIYYGELASDYAVVGKAPGGSDREFDRPTSQGGDQSEQVSFTYDGKGGVAVDSLTRRALFALYFRERNFLLSSRLNENSKVMYVRNPRERVEKVAPFLTLDADPYPAVVNGRIQWIIDGYTTSNYYPYSQRETLGATAVDSRTGAGTAAQPNDQINYIRNSVKATVDAYDGTVTLYQFDDTDPVLKAWNKAFDGIIKPKKDIPADLASHFRYPEDQFKVQRSLLAKYHVSAAGDFFTGQDFWQVPDDPTPGRGGKQPPFYVVAQWPQQDKATFQITTPMVANQRNNLTALISAHYDDNYKPVIQMLELPGDSQIAGPTQAQNKMRSEDTVRDNLNVLDLGDSQVVYGNLLTLPVAGGLLYVEPIYQRASGQDSIPLFQNVLMLYGEKVAYQSTLGGALDNLFGAGASQDAPEGQQPGDRPSTTPSTGATPSPGATPSPSTSASPRPSTSATPNAPPAGSNVDQAAAAVDKAAADLKTAQRSGDLAAIGKASQDLQNAVNAWQAARARSSASPSPGG